In Chrysemys picta bellii isolate R12L10 chromosome 3, ASM1138683v2, whole genome shotgun sequence, a single genomic region encodes these proteins:
- the CCN6 gene encoding cellular communication network factor 6 isoform X1 — protein sequence MQWLLILTLLTIIYMQQFFCRAQGNGQLEVKPGEKSAEASEVHQRKEFCHWPCKCPRVPTCTPGVSLVKDGCGCCKICAKQAGEICNEADTCDPHKGLYCDYSADRPRYETGVCAYMIAVGCELNGVYYVNGQAFQPTPLYKCLCVSGAIGCTPVFTSKAAASQCVKVNGRKKSGHSNCGQSTGYRLTPVYRSLPLVLKEKCLVQATSWTPCSRTCGIGISNRVTNENSKCEMRKEERLCFIQPCQTNILKTIKIPKGKTCQPTFQPPKAEKLAFSGCSSTQSYKPTFCGVCLDKRCCIPNKSKMIIVQFDCPKESSFKWKMMWITSCVCQRICNDPGDIFSGLKLL from the exons ATGCAGTGGCTCCTCATTCTCACTCTCCTCACCATCATTTATATGCAACAG TTTTTCTGCAGGGCACAAGGCAACGGACAACTAGAAGTGAAGCCTGGGGAAAAATCTGCAGAAGCCAGTGAGGTACATCAGCGTAAAGAGTTTTGTCATTGGCCATGCAAATGCCCCCGTGTGCCAACCTGCACCCCTGGAGTGAGCCTGGTAAAGGATGGTTGCGGATGTTGTAAAATCTGTGccaagcaggctggagagatctGTAATGAAGCAGATACCTGTGACCCTCACAAAGGACTTTACTGTGATTACTCTGCAGACAGGCCTAGGTATGAAACAGGAGTATGTGCAT ATATGATAGCAGTAGGATGTGAGCTCAATGGAGTGTATTATGTCAATGGCCAGGCCTTCCAGCCTACCCCACTTTATAAGTGTCTCTGTGTTAGTGGTGCAATTGGATGTACACCTGTATTCACCTCAAAGGCAGCAGCAAGTCAATGTGTCAAGGTCAACGGCAGAAAAAAGTCTGGACATTCCAACTGTGGCCAATCAACAGGCTACAGATTAACGCCAG TTTATAGAAGTCTACCGCTTGTTTTGAAGGAGAAGTGCTTAGTACAGGCAACTTCTTGGACACCTTGTTCCAGAACCTGTGGCATAGGTATATCCAACAGAGTGACCAATGAAAacagtaaatgtgaaatgagAAAAGAAGAGAGGTTGTGTTTCATTCAACCTTGTCAGACCAATATATTGAAGACTATAAAG ATTCCAAAAGGAAAAACATGTCAGCCAACATTTCAGCCTCCCAAAGCAGAGAAGCTAGCCTTTTCTGGATGCTCAAGCACACAAAGCTACAAACCTACTTTCTGTGGTGTGTGTCTGGACAAGAGATGTTGCATACCTAACAAATCCAAAATGATCATTGTACAGTTTGACTGCCCCAAAGAAAGCTCCTTTAAGTGGAAGATGATGTGGATCACATCTTGTGTTTGTCAGAGGATTTGTAATGATCCAGGAGATATATTTTCGGGACTCAAGTTATTATAA
- the CCN6 gene encoding cellular communication network factor 6 isoform X2: MVADVVKSVPSRLERSVMKQIPVTLTKDFTVITLQTGLDMIAVGCELNGVYYVNGQAFQPTPLYKCLCVSGAIGCTPVFTSKAAASQCVKVNGRKKSGHSNCGQSTGYRLTPVYRSLPLVLKEKCLVQATSWTPCSRTCGIGISNRVTNENSKCEMRKEERLCFIQPCQTNILKTIKIPKGKTCQPTFQPPKAEKLAFSGCSSTQSYKPTFCGVCLDKRCCIPNKSKMIIVQFDCPKESSFKWKMMWITSCVCQRICNDPGDIFSGLKLL; the protein is encoded by the exons ATGGTTGCGGATGTTGTAAAATCTGTGccaagcaggctggagagatctGTAATGAAGCAGATACCTGTGACCCTCACAAAGGACTTTACTGTGATTACTCTGCAGACAGGCCTAG ATATGATAGCAGTAGGATGTGAGCTCAATGGAGTGTATTATGTCAATGGCCAGGCCTTCCAGCCTACCCCACTTTATAAGTGTCTCTGTGTTAGTGGTGCAATTGGATGTACACCTGTATTCACCTCAAAGGCAGCAGCAAGTCAATGTGTCAAGGTCAACGGCAGAAAAAAGTCTGGACATTCCAACTGTGGCCAATCAACAGGCTACAGATTAACGCCAG TTTATAGAAGTCTACCGCTTGTTTTGAAGGAGAAGTGCTTAGTACAGGCAACTTCTTGGACACCTTGTTCCAGAACCTGTGGCATAGGTATATCCAACAGAGTGACCAATGAAAacagtaaatgtgaaatgagAAAAGAAGAGAGGTTGTGTTTCATTCAACCTTGTCAGACCAATATATTGAAGACTATAAAG ATTCCAAAAGGAAAAACATGTCAGCCAACATTTCAGCCTCCCAAAGCAGAGAAGCTAGCCTTTTCTGGATGCTCAAGCACACAAAGCTACAAACCTACTTTCTGTGGTGTGTGTCTGGACAAGAGATGTTGCATACCTAACAAATCCAAAATGATCATTGTACAGTTTGACTGCCCCAAAGAAAGCTCCTTTAAGTGGAAGATGATGTGGATCACATCTTGTGTTTGTCAGAGGATTTGTAATGATCCAGGAGATATATTTTCGGGACTCAAGTTATTATAA